In Montipora capricornis isolate CH-2021 chromosome 4, ASM3666992v2, whole genome shotgun sequence, the DNA window TCGCCAAATAGACACAAGTTGGTGAAAGTGATTTTAACCGTGGCGCCATCGTCCTTTCTTGTGTCGGtaaataagggatacatgaacTACCTAAGGATGTGCAGCCGCGAGCTGCTCCGTTCTAGAAACGCGGGCGCGGGAGGAGTCCTTCCATGGCTGTGAACAATTTGaggccatttttaaaaaaagtgagCCTCTCTTTCAATTAGGAGGAATTTTCTATCGTTATCCATTCTAACACAGTGAACAACACAAGAATAGATTGTAAAAGTTAtcaaaaaagatacaaaaaaacaCCGACATAGAAACCATTTGTATAAAAGGAGGCTTGAAATTAgcaaaatattttaagcaagagccgatacaacgtagatttgattttagtggtgtactatatttcggctggccaaaccagccttcttcaggtacaatgagagtttacattgaattgcttctatgtacatatatatatatagtaaatggatgttgacgtaatactgaaaaaaatgtgatgaaacatggcagttacagagattttgaattcaaatactaagagtcacggaaaaatactgaaaaaaatgtgataaaacatggcagttacaaagattttgaattcaaatactaagagtcacggaaaaataacggaaatcactcgaaataattcaaaatctttgtaactgccatgttttatcacattttttccagtattacgtcaacatccatttactatatatatatgtacatagaagcaattcaatataaactctcattgtacctgaagaaggctggtttggccagccgaaatatagtacatcactaaaatcaaatctacgttgtatcggctcttgctcaaaatatttagtttctcaacttgaaataacgccgatcagatcaagccactgatccaacgtacaccgacaggaaaattgtccacggttgcttgctttcAAAACTTTGAAATTAGCGCAGCTCGCGTTGGCTCATGAttcaacaacctcgttcccagggtctctcttctctgtctCCATTGTTGTGGacagagaagaaagagaaagagaccCTGGGATCGATGTTCAGAGCCATTTTTGCCATTTAATTATTCAAATGCAACAGTTGGCAAATCACAATTAGCTTCCATATATAACGGAAATTGTTGAAGCTGTCAAGCTGGTTACGCGAGCGAAAAATCGTTAGAATTTATGCCTTCATGATTTTAAGTTAGCCTGAGAGAGTATCTGGTAAAACCGATTACCCTCGGACGGACTGGTGCTGAGCTGTGTGACCTGTCACGCAATCCACCAGTCAAAGTACGTTCGATATTCGTGAGTTCCAAAGACGGTTGCGGTAACACCTAtaatttctcttgaagtttCGCACTTCCCGAAATTAGTCTAACACCTTCTCCGTGCCTCCTACTGTGTTATTTATTCTACTTATCTACTATATACTTATCTTAACCTACTATCTTCCACTCTTCCTATTATCGCTTCCTGGTTATTTGCGACTCGTGGTTTGACAAACGAAACTCAACTAACCCATGGAATAAGGAAAACAATACAGCAAAGTTAAACGAGAATACCAAATAGCTCTTCGTGCGGGGGTAAACCCTTTAATATCAATCAAATTCATTATGAAGAACTTCGCTGTAAGCTTCCACAAGAGTAAATGAATTTCCACCCAACAGAAATGTTCTTCCCAGTGCGATGGATATACCGAAGTTTTTCCGCCAAAATGCATATATTGTTAGTGTGTAAAAGGCTATTGTGTGGATCAGCCAATCAGCATAATTATTGATGATGTAAATATACCATATATGTTCGTGAGATTCTCTTTTATTGCTCGTATTTGTCACGCGACGTGTTCAGTTCAGTGGATACCAACGAAGGTAGAGGTGTGCGATTGAACCTGAAGAACGACAAATTCCAGCGCCACTCTGAGGAGAATTCTAAGTTCAAGGGGAATCAGGAACAGTCGAGTGAAGACTATTTCTGGTGAGAGTCAATGCCCTCTTGTTTTCATTTGCTGATCGGTTTTTCACACATTTCCGTATTGATCAAGATAGATCGTTAGTTTCGTTGCAACTCGTTTTGTTTCAGGAAAAAGTCTCCAACCTCCGTGTTGCTGTGAAATATAAAGCTATCTGGTTATTCGTTATCTTCGTAATCTCGGGAAAGAAACTTCACGGCTGAGCAAGTCAGGTAGGCGAATAGTTCGCGCTATAACAAAGGCGCTATTACATTATTCGCGCGGCTTCAAGTCTTAGCTCCAACTAAGTTTCATCGCATCTTGTTTAGTTTCGGCGCAGAGTCTTCTACGACCTCGTGATCTGGCCAAGAAAACTTCTCGGCAGAGCCGCAAATTAAAGTCAGGTGAATAGTTCGTGTGCATCGTCCAGATGAAAATCGCAGGCCGACTGAAGACACTGAAGTAGTGAATAGCTCCGACTTTGTAGCAAGGCCTAAATTTCGTCGTAACTTGTTTCCACAAAGAGTCTTCTACGCACTCCGTCTTTATGTGAAATAAATTGCTTCCTGAGTATTTGTATAGAATTCGTAATCTAGCGAAGGAAACTTCACGCCAAAAGTTTAGTGGAAAGTTCGCGCCAACGGATGAATGTCCTACACTCGAAGTGTAGCGTAGGTACGACGAAAGAAGTGTAACGTTGGTACGACCGATAATGTATCCATTGTACTCATGTAAACCGCGGGTATAATCACTTTATAAACCTTGTATTCTTTCAGTAGAATGGAATAGATTTACTTTTTGCAGGGTCTCTGTTAAAGAAGAGGAAACCTCCTTTGTGTTTGATATAGCCCTTTgtcaaaggaaaaatgaaattaTCTTGTTGGCGCCAAAATTTgggattttgatttatgcaacgccatgataatataattatattcgCGCGCAAATATCACGCAGTacttgtcacgcaatgtgtTCATAGTTCAGTGGACACAAAGGATTGAACCAATATCTTTTTAATGGAATGCACTAAATTAATCTTTACATGGATTGTATTAAATTCGAGGTAAACTCGTTTGCGTTTGATGTAGCcaagaataaattgaaaaatCAAATTGTTAAAGTGTTTTCCGGCAGAATTGTCTTGTTTTACGCCGAAATTAAGTATTTTAATTTATGCCATGCTATGAGAATATAAAACAGCCAATGAACATGATTATTGATCATGTTAATATATCATAACACGTGAAATTTTCTTATATTACTCATATTTGCATGCAATGTGTTCATAGTTTCAGTGGATACCAACGAAGGTAGAGGTGTGTGATTGATTTTGAAGAACTACAAACCCAAGAGCTACCCTTAGGAGAATTCTAAGTTCAAGGAGAATCAGAATCGGTCTAGTGAAGAATATTTCTGGTGAGATTCAATGCCCTCTCATTTCTATTTGCTGTTCGGTTTTTCACACATTATCGTATTGATCAAACAAGGTCGGTCGCTAAATTAGCTTAAGTTTCGTTGTAACTCGTTGTTTCAGGAAAAAGTCTTCTCCAACCTCCGAGTTGATGTGAAATAAAAAGCTTCCtggttatttttaattttcgtgATCGCGCAAAAGAAACTTCACGGCTGAGCCGCAAAGCCAGATTAGCGAATAGTTCGCGCCATTAAATGGCGCCATTAGATCGCGCAGATTAAACTCTTAGCCACTTTAAAGCTCGAACAAAGTTTCGTCCCAACTCGTTTTGTTTCAGCAAAGTCTTCCATTACGGCCTCCGTGTTGATGTGAAATAAAGAGGTTAGTGATTTCGCGGAGGAATCTTCACGGCTGAGAAGCAAAGTTTAGACGGCAGGTATGttttgcaggttgaaatttaattataactggaaaaccgctggcacttaAAAGAcaggtaaagcgatagacttaccgtgactgttacatgaatatctgaccttaggcctaattaggcctaaagaaaagtttttaggcctaaggttagctattcatgtaacagtcaccgtaagtctatcgctttacctttcttttaagtGCCAGCGGGTttccagttaaaattaaatttcaacttgcAACCTGCAAAACGTACCTGCCGAAGTTTAGATAAAAATTCTTCACTCGAGGTTCACGGCATGACCATGACCGATTATGGATCCATTGTATTCATGTGAACCGCGGGTACATCAAATTAAAGTTTAAACCCAGTGTTATTTCAATAGCATGGAATAAACTTATCTTTTTACGTGTTAAAGAAGAGGAAAACTCCGTTGCGTTTGATATCCCCCTTTGTCAAAGAAAAGATGAAATGGTCTTGTTGGCGCCAAAATAGGGATTTTAATGTAGCAATGCGACGATAATAGAAGGTTATTCGCGTGCGAAAAACAGCCAATTAATGATGATGTACATCTGTCAAATTCATGTCATATTTGTGATTGTCTAATGCTCTTTGTCACGCAGTGTGCTGTTTCTTGCATTCATAATGAACAGTAGAGACTGGACCTAGACTATCAAAGGTCATGTAATCCGACCCGCCAGAAAGACGGCCGTTCGTTTAAGTATGATTCGCAAAGGTTCATGTGTTCTTACGGTTTACGtatttttttgtaacttttggaCGGGCTTAGACAAACGTAAGTTTTGAAATAAGTTTTCAAGTCTCTTCTACAATGATTTCAACCAAGGTTTGCATTTATGTTAAGCAGTTGTTCTCATTTTACAACCTTCGATAGCTTCAGATTATTTCACTTCCTTTCAAGTCAAGTGTAACCTGTCCTGTTAGTTGACGCAGCGGCTCAGATACCAAGGATTGAGCTATCATTTCAATAAAATTCACTGAATTTATCTTTACAAGAACTGTGTTAAATACAAGAAAACtggtttttgtttgaaatagcCCTTTGGCAAATAAATCAAAGTGctactgtcgttactcgtggatgtgaaagttaccgcgattgtttggTAGGCTGTAGTTTCCTTTATGCACTAGGCAGTGTGATATAACAACTGGATAATGGTGTAACAGCACAGGGGGCTCTCATATgctacccaaaataatgcacgTATGTGAggtgatcccctttgctggaattcaatcCTGTAATAGAAGTCAGTActatttctccaataggcataagattactctttacCACATCTTTTATATAGAGcagtaccatgtgttcaaagttcctagCACAGGTGAAGGGGTCTGTTTGATTTTTGTTGACAGGTCATAATgttaatctcatcatcaaccaAGGATTTTTAAAAGATGTGACCACCTTGTTTCTGCTGCAGAAAATGAACAGAACCATGTGGGATTACCAAATGGTAGTAATATACGCTCCTTCGCCGCGGTTTTACCCCCAATAGAGATGGATAATTTATGCATATGCGGTTTTACCCCAAGCAGGGATGGATAATGCATGTATATGTTCAATGGTTGTTTTCTGGTTGTGTAGTTCATGTCATTTTTACGGGAACCACGTGACAAGGAATGGCGTCATGGATTTTAGgcaggaaatttgaaattttgggaCAGAGAGCAAGCGTCCGTGTTAGAAAATGAGGTGAAGAGAGATGGAAGAGGTAAAATAAAGAGGGACGCAAAGGGGGATGGGATGACATCATCAAACAGGGGATTGGTCAAAAGGGAATGACGTCACAGAGTCCCAGGCCATTGTAGCGCAAACAAGACCCAGAAGAAGTATAGTTCCGTAATGTTTAACGTAGACCCCTTTTTACCGCCTGCAGAGATGAGTAAATTCTTAAAGAGATACAACTCGTGAAGTAGAAAGATGTTACACAAGAGGGATGAGTGGGGGGATGTCTCACATACAGGCTGACGTCACAGGACCCAGTTTCCTCATGGTTTCTAACAAGAGAAAGGATTGGACTTACTTGGGAGACGAAGATCCGTGTAGCATACGTCCATGTTGGTGAGAGAGGGTGAAGAGAGGAGGGTCGTGAAAGATATAGAGACGTCACGCACGGGATTGGCCGAGAGAGGATGACGTCACCTGCAACCCAGACCTTCACCGTTCAAACGGgaaaaagagaatgaaaacgaAATGGGAAAAACTGCctcaaatctgccatttttaatGAGGTCCCATTCCCATACTTGGCAGTTTGTcccattttgttttcattctctttttgCCATTTAAACCTTGAGGGTCTGGGTTGCTGGTGACGTCATCCCCTTTCGGCCAATCCTGTGTGTGACGTCTCTATGTCTTTCACGACCATCACCCTCTTTTACCAACATGGACATCTGCTACACGGATCTCTGTCTCCCACGTAAGTCCAATCCTTTCTCTTTTGTTATGAATCATGAGGGAACTGGGTCCTGCACGTCATCTTGTGTGTGTGTGACGACATTCTCCCACTCGTCCCTCGAGTGTAACATCTCTCTACTTAACTGTTGTGtactgccatttttgttcccattggaatttttttttaaagataagtCTTGGCAATTCTCTGAGGAAGTGAGTTGGAATGGGAGGGTTGTTTTCATGGAATGTTTCTTATGTTCTCCATACAATAGCTATTCCTTTCTCCTGCGGGATGTTAGTGTAAAGCCGGGCTAGTAACGTCCTTTAAGACAAGGATTCTTGCgacttttgttttctcttaagAAATCTGTGGTATCATTGAGGTAtgattttttgtattttagcaataggccacttccgaaaataccataatagtctttgttccccaaattttgcataactattgtttccagtttctcttgggacttaaaattgtcccaagagaaaacaaaaaccatgcttatgcaaactttggggggacaaacaaagactattatggtattttgaaGGCTGAAGGATGTAATCAACAAATAATGACATTCGTTCAGTGACTTCAGTAGGGCCTTTGCAGCCTGATATGATAGGTCTCCCTGCATTCCAAGTTCCTTTACTCTATCTGATATTCCTTGATTCTTTAGAAATAAAACAGGACCATCTAGCGACTTGTCGATCTTGTTCTAGCTTATAAATTGCCCCAGTAACTTCAAGAAGGAGTGGCTCATTTAGTGGGTGCAACAGTTCTCTACtacccgccatcttgaatatatTACCCAAAAGACTTTGGGTAGCTCAGGACGGCTTGGCGTTTATCAACCAACCTTCAAACTCTGCGACGTGGGTTCAACTCCCGGCCCCGAGTTCCAGTCGATCTCGATCtcactccgagggtttttctccgggtactccggttttcctccctcatcaaaatcgactctcagtcaattacatccgaCTCAGGGCGGATACCCTCGGTGGGAATAACCTGTGGTATCCTTCCCTTAcattgaattgaatgaataaagttgtattaaattaaaataaaatagagagattttcaattgagtgtcgaaagttgctttggttttgcattacttcactcagtgattaattcaaagttctcgcgccactttttcaaccaatcagaagtgaaaccaaaaccaatcgtggctctcgCGTGCACATTCTCCCGCACTTtgcgtcggctacgtgtaattacttcgagttttgattggtttacttgatttgtcttcgtcctttttgattggccaaagtaattactttggttttggttttacggcactcgattgaaactcccTCTGACGACTACTACCGCGAGGTATCGCGGGCTCGGAATTTGACTTGGAGCACGGGAAGGGCCACTGGAGATCTCTGTATGACTTTTAGCTCTCTTTACGACCTTTTATCCTTTCTTTTATGTAAAAAGCAACGTATGTGGTAATGACCGAGAATAATCCGTAATTTTAAAATGAGGACGCAAATTATCCGTAATCCTTAAATTTCGTGGCCAGTAATCCGCATCCCTTCTCTGAAACCCCTGATCATAATCCTAAAaccctaacagggcctcataACTGATGGGCAACAGcaaagaagcatgaaccatctgaggtacattAGTGCCTTCAATCCTTGCTGAGCTAATAGAGCCTGCAACAGTGctatagaaggatttctcagttCTGTATGTGCACTTGTTCCATGaacaacagggcctgggttcgattcggtgtctcctgatatcaatagcttttctcttgatacaCAATAactcattttgttggttcaattttgttgaacgcTTAGTAACAGATTGATATTGAATAGGTAATAGAACTCACAAGTCTTTGTTATGTTTACCAGTCCTTCGGGTAATAAGATAAGCACGACAattagaatctcctactctcgaagatttgttacgtctgagttgtGGTCTAGGTCTAAGCCACAGCTTTCTAGATGTGTTGTGATTCGCTTGAAATACTATCCATCCTGATCGGCTAATTAAATCGAACTTCCGATTTCGAGTGAGTGACAATTTGTATACAGATTCTCACCAAAACCTGTAGATGTccacaataaaaatgaaaaataaaatcattgaagTGTTGTCCGCAAGTATTAGGTTTTTTAATTTATGCCATGGGATGACAAACAATTTGCGTTAatatttagcaactattcaccgcgaagtggaggtggctagttgtggatatttaccgagccgcgaagctgCGAGGTAAATGTCTACCACTAGCCACATTCACTGAgctgaatagttgttttagtatttactaaaacggtgagataatatagcacaaaaggatgattttaaaaataccgtagttgtagtcaggcatgataaaaagaataaaaaaacttgtcactgactaaaaaacgTGTGTAAAAATgacgtttcggtcaaaatactacgaccttcttcagcataaaatggcttacgaaTACAAATGAGTGCTTTAAAAGAGCCGTAgaatgattttaactcatttatgattatgatgtttttaatttatgattttaactcatttatgattatgatgtttttaatttatgattttaactcatttattcctgcaaagattacacattttcgggcgcaaattccgcgcgagctgctcggaggtgaatattTAACAGTTAGCGCGAAACCGAGCGTGACTTGTAACATTTGTAAAGCGGCGCCGGTCCGTCATTTTCACATTTTCTTGCGAAATTTACATACATCGCCGAATATACGTCATGTAGACCTACAGATATCGAGAGctttatgaccatatttgggcagtgtatcaatgtgttgaattataattaacaactattcaccgaagtggaggtggctagtggtggatatttaccgagccgcaaagcggctaggtgcaaaatctatgacgtcagagggtaacagtgtactctgttacccgcgaatgttgaccgacgaccgccgttgaTGCCAtttcacgtttttctttttgtgctatataacgaatcacttaatgactggttccTCGGGAAAcgcttcattttgtttccctcggctgcgcctcggggaaacattgagattcttgggaaacaaaatgaactgtttccctcgggacaaaagaaacaatggaccctaactctaaaaacaataataattgataGAGCTGtttcctaaagggatccaatgaaatttgATGTTGAAAAGAGCTGCGTCTTATCTCTAAACTTACTTTATCGTGACAAATAGTCatatttcttttctcttttaatgtaGGATGTGATCCCCTGTATCCATGGTGAGTATCAACAATTGCAGGGCCTAAGTTGTGTAAGCAAGTAAAGGCTTGTTTTCAGAATGATAACCGTGATTTTTAGTGCTTCTAACTTGCCTTTTTCCCTCTTATTTGCCGGTAGTTTTTGTTTACCACTGCCACCAGTTCCTAGAGAAGTATGGTGAAATCCATAGTTTAAACTGTCAACCAGTGGAAAACAAGAATCATCAATCACAAGCATTTCATAGGAGATCACGGAAGGGTGGCAGAGGTCAAAGTTACACACTCCAGGTAAAATAAGACTGTTTCCCGCCAACGCTTCATTTTGATACCCTCGAATGTcactgtttccctcggctgcgcctctgggaaacattgagattctctggaaacaaaatgaactgtttccctcgggaccagtcattaagtttTTGATCGTTTTTATTATTGCTGATGAGGTAAATGCTTTTTATTGCTCATATTTGTCACGCCACGTGTTCGTGGTATCAAGGAGCCACGTAGGGCGTGTAGTTCCcgatgttgtggtctgtctcctgtgatgtatcatggttgggagggtaaatgctcggagatattagctactctaaaatccgaaggtaaagaaagatatatgatgaaGAAAAGTAGTGGTGAAATGGCTTCATAGTGTTCCTCGGGAGATCGTGTTAGTGTACGGCGCTTTCGCTCTCTGCCGGTTTATCGAGTATGCGTGTGTAGTTCTGCCAGGCTCTTCCTAGAGACCTTCCTGTACTTAACAGAAGTGACGAAAACAGAGATTCTTTCAAAGTGCATTTTCAAATATTCCTCACAATTAACATTCTTTTTTCCAATTTTAGTCATGGATGACCCGAAGCGGAAGGTGGAAGCTCAGTTTTGGGTTGCTTATGCAACGAGAGTTTTGGAGTTTGTTGAAGTAATATCAAAAGAAGCTTGTTACGGCTGCAGCCATAGAACGTCAAACGAGAGAGATCACAACGTTTGCCAGCTTGGGGTCAATGAGCGCATCAAGAGATTTCTGAAAAAAGCAGACGAGAGGATAATTCGTGAACAAATCACGGCAGACTGGAAAAAATTGGTTGACGGCATTTCGTTACCGTTATCATTGGAGGAACGTGAAATGCTTTTATCTGACAGTTCGTGGATTGATGAACTCTTCAGTCAAGGTGATAGACATGCAAGATTACTGCGCTTACTGTGCGAGGACGATGGAGAAGAGTTGGAAAACTGTCTTGAAGATGAGTCCATCATCGCGATGGGCTTGGGAAGAGGCGACGACGCGGGAGGGGCATTGCCGAAGTCTTGCAATCAAGTGGAAAGCGGTTCAGCTTGTTTTTCTAATGAGGAATTCGAGGACGACTTGATGGATTTTGCAAAAACTCTGGGAGGAAATGTAGTCGAGCCAAGACCTTATGACCAGGAAATGTTTCCTGACCCATTCAATCAGTCGATATCGTTGTGCAAGGAAATGTCAATCCAGTCGGTGGAAGAATCCACGAGTGATTCGGAAGTGATTGCTGAATTACTGAAGGAAGGAGAAACGTCACCAGAAGAGGAGTTTGTCCAAAAGTGGAGTGAGAATTCTGTCAAAGAAGCTTATGAGATTGCACAAGTAAGTCAGCGACGGGTGGCAAAATTCAAAACGGTAGCAACCGATTACTCCTTGAAAGTGAAAAACGTCGCCTTGAATGGAGTAAGAGAAGTCCTTTACTTTCTAGAGGCACTTTTTGATTCTGTTTTGATCAAAATTACGAATGGAATGCTAGCAACAGACCAGGTGCGCTTTGTGATGCATTCACAACAACTTTCATATCCCATCAGCCTTCCTTTTATGCCTCGGAATGAATTGACCACAACTCGAATAATGTTTGAGATTGAACGGGTTCTGCAATCAAATGAGAAATTCTCGCTTGATGGAAGTCTTCACGTGAACTTAATTCATGTAGCCATGCCATCTGGAGGGAAAGGCAAAATCGGTCGTGGAGGGGTCAACTTGCAAAAGCGACTTCACGATAAAAAATGTTTCATTCAGATAAGAAATAAGGATGAACTCTGTCTGGCCAGGGCCATCGTAACCGCAATTGCCCGCGAAAATAACCACAAAAAATGGTCGTCGATCAGGCAAGGGAAAGAGCCTCAAAGGTCAGAGGCTCTGGAACTTCTCAAACGTGCTAATTTGCCTCTTAAAAGATGCGGTCTAGAAGAcgtaaaaaaatttcaagaggTCATCCCAGAGTACAGAATTGTTGTCGTGTCGGCAGAGCACTTCAATGGCATTGTATTTAAGGGGCCTAGTGCTGAAAAAGTTATTTATCTCTATTTTCACGATGGCCACTTTGAAATTATCACCAGCATGGCAGCGTTCTTTAACCGGTCATATTTCTGTCGGACGTGCTTAAAAGGCTATGACGTCGAGGATCCACGCCACCATAGATGTCCCGACAAGTGTTGCTGCTGTCAGAGAATTGGATGCACGGATCGTGTAAATCACTGGCAACATTGTGATGATTGTGGTAGATTTTTTAAGGACGTGACCTGCTATAAGAACCACAAGGAGAAAAATGGGGTTGCAAAGTCAGTTTGCGAGATGTACATAAAATGTTCCAAATGTGGAAAAGTCATTGATCGAACCCAGAGGAATCCTGGGGATCACAAGTGCGGAGAATTTCATTGCAGAATTTGTAAGACGTTTGTCCTTCGCGAGTCACATCGCTGCTACATGCagcctttaaaaagaaaattctgtGAAGATGAAGAGGGGGAGATTTGCAGTAAGAAAAGGAAAGTCAGCCAAAGAAAAGATAAAGAGGGCAAGTacttttttttcgattttgaaTGTGTTCAAGAAACAGGAACGCATGTGCCCAATCTGGTGGTTGTCCAAGATGAAAAGGGGCACGAGGAAGTTTTTCGTGGTCCCAATACACGAGACGATTTTTGCAACTGGCTGTTTTCAGGCGATTTGCACGGAGCTGTTTGCATAGCCCACAATCTGAAGGGATACGACGCCTACTTCATACTTCAGTACCTTTACGACAATAAGATCTTGCCAAATCTTATACTAAATGGGGCGAAAGTGATGTCTATTGAGATTCCAGAGGCGAAGATAAAATTTATTGACAGTCTGAATTTTTTGACCATGCCTCTCGCTAAACTGCCAGAGGCTTTCGGCCTGTCAGAACTTTCCAAAGGCTTCTTCCCGCATCTTTTTAACACTAAGGAAAATCGATTATACATCGGGGAGATCCCAGACGTCAGTTTCTATGACCCTGATGGAATGACACCAGAGGAAAggaaaaagtttcttttgtggCATGCAgaccaaaaaaaaagacaagttGTCTTCAATATGCAAGAAGAATTATTAAAGTACTG includes these proteins:
- the LOC138046963 gene encoding uncharacterized protein, encoding MDDPKRKVEAQFWVAYATRVLEFVEVISKEACYGCSHRTSNERDHNVCQLGVNERIKRFLKKADERIIREQITADWKKLVDGISLPLSLEEREMLLSDSSWIDELFSQGDRHARLLRLLCEDDGEELENCLEDESIIAMGLGRGDDAGGALPKSCNQVESGSACFSNEEFEDDLMDFAKTLGGNVVEPRPYDQEMFPDPFNQSISLCKEMSIQSVEESTSDSEVIAELLKEGETSPEEEFVQKWSENSVKEAYEIAQVSQRRVAKFKTVATDYSLKVKNVALNGVREVLYFLEALFDSVLIKITNGMLATDQVRFVMHSQQLSYPISLPFMPRNELTTTRIMFEIERVLQSNEKFSLDGSLHVNLIHVAMPSGGKGKIGRGGVNLQKRLHDKKCFIQIRNKDELCLARAIVTAIARENNHKKWSSIRQGKEPQRSEALELLKRANLPLKRCGLEDVKKFQEVIPEYRIVVVSAEHFNGIVFKGPSAEKVIYLYFHDGHFEIITSMAAFFNRSYFCRTCLKGYDVEDPRHHRCPDKCCCCQRIGCTDRVNHWQHCDDCGRFFKDVTCYKNHKEKNGVAKSVCEMYIKCSKCGKVIDRTQRNPGDHKCGEFHCRICKTFVLRESHRCYMQPLKRKFCEDEEGEICSKKRKVSQRKDKEGKYFFFDFECVQETGTHVPNLVVVQDEKGHEEVFRGPNTRDDFCNWLFSGDLHGAVCIAHNLKGYDAYFILQYLYDNKILPNLILNGAKVMSIEIPEAKIKFIDSLNFLTMPLAKLPEAFGLSELSKGFFPHLFNTKENRLYIGEIPDVSFYDPDGMTPEERKKFLLWHADQKKRQVVFNMQEELLKYCRLDVNILRKCCVKFRSMILDLCSVDPFEACITIASLCNTIFRKLFLKQETIAIIPPDGYRPKEKQSILAHKWLAWESHTRGIRIEHSRNGGEKRVEPHYSLDGYHEKTNTAFEFDGCFFHGHNLCYPGYETNPRIGLTMNELYQKTLQKRKHLKEKGMNLVHIWECEFKKQVKEKEEIAEFVKGLSFGEEEPLNPRDAFFGGRVNATRLLVNAKGDEKIKYVDFTSLYPWVNKYGDYPVGHATIITQDFGDIQTYFGLVKCAMLPPRGLYHPVLPFKGNGKLLFSLCKTCALHSQKTPCNHSDEERALTGTWVTLEIALALKKGYKVLKIHEVWHFEKRTNELFKDYVNCFLKRKQEASGWPSWCQTEDDKKLYLQKYKEHEGIDLEHDAIKKNEADRSVWKQMLNNFWGKLGQRPNRPKVKVIHAPVEYFDLLTSCQVEITNCHLINDEVIEMHYFVKEGFVEASDRTNVVLAAFTTAQARIKLYDLLDRLGQRVVYYDTDSVIFTLKIDEWEPHIGDYLGELKNELDDGDHIVQFVSAGPKNYAYRTAAGKTCCKVRGIALNFRTSQDVNLKSMLDLVSSSPSEEIDVITPHKIVRDQKTKAILSKREVKKYRFVYDKRVIQENFDTLPYGY